The Actinomycetota bacterium sequence AATGAAGAGGTAGAAGATGGTAAATGTTGGAGATGTAACGGTAAAGTCATAAAAAGAGATCTGATGCAATGGTTTTTCAAAATTATAGCATATGCTGATGATCTTTTAACAGATTTAGAGACTATTGATTGGCCTGAAAAAATAGTTTTAATGCAAAAAAATTGGGTAGGGAGAAGTGAAGGAATAGAGTTTGATTTAAAAATAAAGAACAGTGAAAAAACTATATCTGTCTTTACTACAAGACCGGACACAATCTATGGAATGACATTTGTAGTTTTAGCACCAGAGCACCCATTAGTTTATGAATTAACAACTTCGGAATTTAGAGATAGAGTTGACGCTTACAGGAAAGCTGCTTATCAAAAATCGGAGATTCAAAGAATTTCTCTTGAGAAAGAAAAAGAGGGAGTTTTTATTGGTGCATATGCTATTAATCTAATGAATAATAACAAGATTCCAATATATATTGCTGACTATGTATCTATGACATATGGAACAGGAGCAATAATGGCTGTTCCAGCACATGATGAGAGAGACTTTGAATTTGCCAAAAAATATAACCTACCAATTAGAGTTGTAATATCTCCACCTGATTGGGATGGTAAACCTTTAGAAGAAGCATATACTGGTGAGGGAGTTATGACAAACTCAGAGGAGTATAATAACTTCCATTCTAAAGATGGAATTAATAAAATATGTGATTACTTAGAAAGAGAAGGTATAGGTAAAAGAAAAATAAATTATAGAATGCGGGATTGGTTAATTTCAAGACAGCGTTATTGGGGTGCACCAATTCCTATTATATATTGTGATGATTGTGGTACTGTTCCAGTTCCTGAAGAGGATTTGCCTGTTCTTCTCCCCGATATTGATAAATATCAACCAACTAAAACTGGTGAATCTCCATTAGCCAAAGTTTCTGAATTTGTTAACACAGTTTGTCCTGAATGTAAAAAACCTGCAAAACGTGAGACAGACACAATGGGAGGATTTGCATGCTCTTCCTGGTATTTCTTAAGATTCACAAGTCCACATTATATTAATGGTCCTTTTGAGCCGGATAAAATAAAGTATTGGATGCCAGTTGATTTATATGTTGGTGGAGCAGAGCATGCAGTAATGCATCTACTATATGCAAGATTCTGGACAAAAGTGATGTATGATGCAAATATAATTAATTTTCATGAACCATTTAGTAGGTTGTTAAATCAGGGTATGATGCATGCTCCAGATGGGAGATTGATGTCAAAATCAAAAGGAAATGTAATAACTCCTGATGAAGTTGTTGAAGAATATGGTGCAGATGCATTAAGAACCTACGAGCTATTCTTAGGACCTTTTGAGCAAGATGCTATATGGAATGATAGAGGAATAAATGGTGTCTTTAAGTTTTTAAAGAGAGTTTGGAGATTAATACTTAAAGAAAGACCATTAATATTTATACAGAAACCATCAGTTGACAATGAGGATATTAGTAAAGAATTACAAAAAATGATACACAAAACTATTAAAAAAGTAACAATGGATTTTGAAAAGTTCAAATTTAATACAGCTGTTGCAGCTTTAATGGAGTATGTTAATTATTTATATAGTAGATTGGATAAAAATATTTCTGAAGAAGTTTGGCTTAAGGCAATAGATACATTGATGATTCTACTAGCACCTATTGCTCCTTTTATGGCTGAAGAACTCTGGGAAATAACAGGCCATAAGGGCAGTATTCATATGCAACCCTGGCCAGAGTGGGATGAAAAATTAGTTTTTGAGGAAAAGTTCACACTGATTATTCAGGTAAATGGTAAATTAAGAGATAAAGTAGAAGTACCAATTTCAATATCAGAAGAAGAAATAAAAGAAATAGCATTAAAATCACCAAATGCACAAAAATTTATAAAAAATAAAAAGATAATAAAATTTGTAACGGTTCCAAATAAACTAATAAATATAGTAGTTAAGTAATTATAAAGTCTATAAATGTATAGTAGCTAAGTAATTATAAATTCTTAACTCACTAATTTTGTTTTAAAAAGTATTAATAAATTTAATAATTTATCATAAATCCAGGCATTAGAACCCTTAGAAATATATTAATCTTCTTCACCTTCCTTTTAATACACTAAACATTTTCTAAAATCCAAAAAACAACCAATTTTTCTAAAATCCAAAAAAAGACTGAACATTCTAAAATCCAAAAAATAACCAAGTATTCATAAATATTTCTGTTATTTTTCCTAAAGCGTTATTGTTAATAATTATTTTATATATTTACATAAATATACATATATGCTATAATTTAGTTAATCAGAATTATCAATGCAAAAAATAGTAAATAGAAATCGGTCAAAAAATACTCAATATTTAATGCAGAAATTCCTTTAAAAGAGAATCTTAGATTTAATTAAAGTAGAATCCTAAATTTCATCAGAGTAGAAACTAAAACTTAATCAGTGAAAACAAAAATTTTACAGAAGTAGAGATTATAGTTTAATCAGTGGAAATTAAAATTTAATCAATGAACACTAAGATTTAATGAGTGTAAATTAAAATTTAATAAGTGGAAACTAAAATTTAATTAGATTGGAAAATTAATCATAACCCCTCTCCCCTTGTGGGAGAGGGAAGGGAGAGGGGTATTAAATATAAATTGTTTAATACATGAATTCCAAATTTACCAATATAGCCAAAAATCTCAGGAGGAATTCAACGAAAGCAGAGAATCTTTTATGGAGATATTTACGAGCAAAACAGTTAGATGGACTTAAGTTCAGGAGACAACAAACAATTGGTAACTATATAGTTGATTTTGTCTGTTTTGAAAAGAAAATAATAATGGAGGTAGACGGTGGACAACATGCAACAAAGAAAGAGAAAGATAATAAAAGAGACAAATGGTTCAGAGAACAGGAATTAATATTATGGAATTAATTAAGAAAAAAGCAAATTACTACTTAGATATAGTAAAGGATGCAGCAAAATCAAAATTTTATAATTTTAAAAACTTGACATATGAGAAATGGCAGATTTTGGCTGTGATTTTTTTGGCAATAGTTATGATTATTACAGGTGTTTATTTGTATTTTAATTCAAAACCAAAACTACTTGTCCCAATAGATAACAGTCAGAATAATCAAAATCTATCATCAATTTATAAAAACCAAAATGAGATTGAAAATAATGGAAGTGAAGAAAATAAATATGATAATAATTTTTCAGGTGAAAATGATGGTGATAGATTAGATAATTTAAAAATTGTTGTTCATGTTTGTGGTGAAGTTAAATATCCAGGAGTATATTATCTTCAGAATGGACAAAGAATTTATGATGCTATTCAAAAAGCTGGTGGTTCTACAGAAGAAGCAGATATTCATCTTTTAAACTTGGCTCAAATATTATCTGATGAGGCGAGAATATATGTTCCAAAGAAAGGAGAGGTTGTTTCATCAGATAGTTTTTATTCAGACTCAATGTTAAATCAAAAAATAAATATAAATAATGCAGATTCAGCAACCTTGCAGAAATTATCGGGAATAGGACCCACATTGGCTCAAAGGATAATTGATTATCGTAAAAATATTGGAAGATTTAAAAGCATTGAACAACTATTGAATGTAAAAGGAATAGGACCCTCTAAATTTGAAGAGATAAAGGATAAAGTACAAATATAATATTTTTTAAGGGTTTTGATTTGAGAAAGAAGAACCTACAAGCATGGATATATTGGATCACACCTTCTTATTTAATAGGAATAATAATAGGTTTTAATTATAAATTCTCCCTATCATCACTTCTAACTATCCTCACAATTTTTTTATTAATACTTATTTCTTATAGCGTATATAGGACAAAATTTATTAAATATCTGATAGTAACAGTATTTTTCCTAATTGGAATTTTAGTAGTTACTCTGGTTATAAATAGAATGTCAAATAGTATTTTATTGAAATTTTCAGAGAGGAATTTGGATGTTACATTAGAGGGAACTGTTTGTTCAAGACCAATGTTTTTTAAAAATTCTGTGTCATTCTTTTTGGATGTTA is a genomic window containing:
- a CDS encoding DUF559 domain-containing protein yields the protein MNSKFTNIAKNLRRNSTKAENLLWRYLRAKQLDGLKFRRQQTIGNYIVDFVCFEKKIIMEVDGGQHATKKEKDNKRDKWFREQELILWN
- a CDS encoding helix-hairpin-helix domain-containing protein produces the protein MELIKKKANYYLDIVKDAAKSKFYNFKNLTYEKWQILAVIFLAIVMIITGVYLYFNSKPKLLVPIDNSQNNQNLSSIYKNQNEIENNGSEENKYDNNFSGENDGDRLDNLKIVVHVCGEVKYPGVYYLQNGQRIYDAIQKAGGSTEEADIHLLNLAQILSDEARIYVPKKGEVVSSDSFYSDSMLNQKININNADSATLQKLSGIGPTLAQRIIDYRKNIGRFKSIEQLLNVKGIGPSKFEEIKDKVQI
- the leuS gene encoding leucine--tRNA ligase, producing MMEKYNPREIEEKWRKIWQENKLYKTEETKEKPKYYCLDFFPYPSGDGLSVGHCKNYIPTDVFSRFKRMCGFNVLHPMGWDAFGQPAEQEAISKGIHPKITTAKYTANYKRQLNLIGASYDWEREINSSHPDYYKWTQWFFLLLYKRGLAYRAKAPVNWCPECLTVLANEEVEDGKCWRCNGKVIKRDLMQWFFKIIAYADDLLTDLETIDWPEKIVLMQKNWVGRSEGIEFDLKIKNSEKTISVFTTRPDTIYGMTFVVLAPEHPLVYELTTSEFRDRVDAYRKAAYQKSEIQRISLEKEKEGVFIGAYAINLMNNNKIPIYIADYVSMTYGTGAIMAVPAHDERDFEFAKKYNLPIRVVISPPDWDGKPLEEAYTGEGVMTNSEEYNNFHSKDGINKICDYLEREGIGKRKINYRMRDWLISRQRYWGAPIPIIYCDDCGTVPVPEEDLPVLLPDIDKYQPTKTGESPLAKVSEFVNTVCPECKKPAKRETDTMGGFACSSWYFLRFTSPHYINGPFEPDKIKYWMPVDLYVGGAEHAVMHLLYARFWTKVMYDANIINFHEPFSRLLNQGMMHAPDGRLMSKSKGNVITPDEVVEEYGADALRTYELFLGPFEQDAIWNDRGINGVFKFLKRVWRLILKERPLIFIQKPSVDNEDISKELQKMIHKTIKKVTMDFEKFKFNTAVAALMEYVNYLYSRLDKNISEEVWLKAIDTLMILLAPIAPFMAEELWEITGHKGSIHMQPWPEWDEKLVFEEKFTLIIQVNGKLRDKVEVPISISEEEIKEIALKSPNAQKFIKNKKIIKFVTVPNKLINIVVK